From one Leptospira stimsonii genomic stretch:
- a CDS encoding VOC family protein — MIHHIAIGTPNVKSLSDFYETLPGLKRIKEHWNEDKTLRSVWFQSGTSVLMIESDLNGKGPKALIFSASVLEPSTINGLPKWIQETEYTKYFLDLDGNRIGYSSYPDPWPF, encoded by the coding sequence ATGATCCATCATATTGCGATCGGAACTCCGAACGTAAAATCCCTCTCCGATTTTTACGAAACCCTTCCAGGTCTCAAAAGGATCAAGGAACATTGGAATGAGGATAAAACGTTACGTTCCGTTTGGTTCCAATCGGGAACCTCCGTCTTAATGATAGAATCGGATTTGAATGGAAAAGGGCCGAAGGCGCTGATCTTCTCCGCCTCCGTCTTGGAACCGTCCACGATCAACGGTCTTCCCAAGTGGATTCAAGAAACGGAATATACGAAATACTTTCTCGATTTGGACGGTAATCGGATCGGATATTCCTCTTATCCGGATCCTTGGCCCTTCTAG
- a CDS encoding OmpA family protein — protein sequence MNFFSPDSFWFWVIPSLFLAGALYGFVFSRSPWKKNSIRKTLEPNQSPIQKKNISEESGLVRQGSVFFGAGSSELDSEFVPFLDLLGKSLKERKDWKLQIDGWTDRFGNPATNRRLSFERAKRIQSYLCGKWALSASQIQIQGMGVEPRSIGADKARRADWKIIL from the coding sequence ATGAACTTTTTTTCTCCCGATTCATTTTGGTTTTGGGTGATCCCGAGTTTATTCTTGGCAGGCGCTCTTTACGGTTTTGTTTTTTCCAGGTCTCCTTGGAAAAAAAATTCGATACGCAAAACGCTCGAACCGAATCAATCTCCAATACAAAAGAAAAATATTTCCGAAGAGTCCGGACTCGTTCGACAAGGTTCCGTTTTTTTCGGCGCGGGTTCTTCCGAGCTGGACTCCGAGTTTGTTCCATTCCTAGATCTTTTAGGAAAAAGTTTAAAAGAAAGAAAAGATTGGAAACTACAAATCGACGGTTGGACGGACCGATTCGGAAATCCGGCGACCAATCGAAGATTGTCTTTCGAAAGAGCGAAACGAATTCAAAGTTATCTTTGCGGGAAATGGGCGCTTTCCGCTTCTCAAATACAAATTCAAGGAATGGGTGTGGAACCTCGATCCATCGGAGCCGATAAAGCGAGAAGGGCCGATTGGAAGATTATTTTATAA
- a CDS encoding GMC family oxidoreductase — MKPESSSLKKEIHYDFDYIVVGSGFGGSVSALRLSQKGYKVAVIESGKRWNSADFPKTNWNLRKFLWFPKLFCFGIQRINFLNDVMVLSGAGVGGGSLVYANTLYVPPEPFWKKTVVHKMGGKKTILPFYELAKKMLGVVENPRTWESDKYMQETAKTFGIESSFIKTPVGVHFGKSGVDPYFGGEGPERNSCNDCGGCMVGCRYNAKNTLDKNYLYFAEKAGAVVVPETKVSRLIPLSEDGSEGYELQTERTTSIFGSPRRSYKAKGVVLSAGVLGTLGLLLKMKEEGILPNLSKRLGHIVRTNSESLIGVTLKDKKADLSHGIAITSSVFPDEHTHIEPVRYSNGSDAMNGLAAGVIVDGGGSIPRQLRFLIEVLKHPVHSISLLNPIGFARRTIILLVMQTVDNSIEIIRKRRWIWPFQKSLSSTQETGEKIPTYIPIANEFARRLAKITNGVARSSINEALLDIPATAHILGGCNIAETPEEGVVDLQNRVFGYQNLRICDGSMIPANLGVNPSLTITALSERAMSFVPLKEKEIHSFKFEKKWGIVGILGKTNNSSPKKKTSAKTKKK; from the coding sequence ATGAAACCGGAATCCTCTTCACTAAAGAAAGAAATACATTATGATTTTGATTATATCGTCGTTGGTTCCGGTTTTGGAGGAAGCGTTTCCGCGCTTCGGCTTTCACAAAAAGGATATAAGGTGGCAGTCATCGAATCTGGAAAACGCTGGAACAGCGCCGATTTTCCGAAAACGAATTGGAACTTGCGAAAGTTTCTCTGGTTTCCTAAACTTTTCTGCTTCGGAATTCAAAGAATCAACTTTTTGAACGACGTGATGGTTCTCAGTGGAGCGGGAGTGGGCGGCGGAAGTCTTGTCTATGCCAATACGTTGTATGTTCCCCCCGAACCGTTTTGGAAAAAAACGGTCGTTCACAAAATGGGAGGAAAAAAAACCATTCTTCCCTTTTATGAACTCGCAAAGAAGATGTTGGGAGTTGTGGAAAATCCGAGGACCTGGGAGTCGGACAAGTATATGCAGGAAACTGCAAAGACTTTCGGGATCGAGAGTTCGTTTATCAAAACGCCGGTAGGAGTGCACTTTGGAAAGAGTGGCGTTGATCCGTATTTCGGCGGGGAAGGACCCGAAAGGAATTCCTGCAACGACTGTGGTGGATGTATGGTCGGTTGCAGATACAATGCGAAGAATACATTAGATAAGAATTATCTTTACTTTGCCGAAAAAGCCGGCGCCGTAGTGGTCCCCGAAACGAAGGTAAGTCGCCTGATTCCGTTAAGCGAAGACGGATCCGAAGGTTACGAACTTCAAACGGAAAGGACCACATCCATTTTCGGTTCTCCAAGAAGATCGTATAAGGCAAAAGGGGTCGTCCTTTCTGCGGGAGTTTTGGGAACGTTGGGGCTTTTGTTGAAAATGAAAGAGGAAGGAATTCTGCCGAATCTTTCAAAACGTCTCGGACATATCGTACGAACCAATAGTGAGTCCTTAATCGGGGTAACTCTCAAAGATAAAAAGGCGGATCTTTCTCATGGAATCGCGATCACCTCGAGCGTTTTTCCGGACGAACATACGCATATTGAACCGGTGCGGTATTCGAACGGATCCGACGCGATGAACGGCCTCGCGGCGGGAGTGATTGTCGACGGAGGCGGAAGTATTCCGAGACAACTTCGATTTTTAATCGAGGTTCTTAAACACCCGGTCCATAGTATCAGTTTATTAAATCCGATCGGCTTTGCAAGGAGGACGATCATTCTGCTCGTGATGCAGACAGTCGATAATAGTATCGAGATCATTCGTAAGAGAAGATGGATTTGGCCGTTTCAAAAATCGCTTTCCTCCACTCAGGAGACCGGAGAGAAGATTCCAACTTACATTCCCATCGCGAACGAATTCGCAAGAAGATTAGCAAAGATCACGAACGGAGTAGCCAGAAGTAGCATCAACGAAGCATTGCTCGATATCCCCGCCACCGCACATATATTAGGCGGATGTAATATCGCGGAAACTCCGGAAGAAGGAGTTGTAGATCTTCAGAATCGGGTCTTCGGTTATCAAAATTTGAGGATCTGTGACGGCTCAATGATTCCGGCAAATTTGGGAGTGAATCCGAGTTTGACGATCACTGCTCTTTCGGAAAGAGCGATGTCCTTTGTTCCTCTTAAGGAAAAAGAAATTCATAGTTTTAAATTTGAAAAGAAATGGGGAATCGTAGGTATTCTCGGAAAGACAAACAATTCTTCTCCGAAGAAAAAGACATCTGCGAAAACAAAGAAAAAATAA
- a CDS encoding pirin family protein, with the protein MNLRKVKTVRPSLRAMEGGGFPVRRPFPVQDLIQLDPFLLLDEMGPVEYQPGKAIGAPEHPHRGFETVTYLLTGEMEHRDSWGNYGKLRAGDVQWMTAGSGLVHSELPSDEFQKNGGWMHGFQLWVNLPSSQKMSQPRYQDTPSEKIPEVESPDHKTRIRVIAGEVMGTKAVIETKIPILYYHLHLIPGADITIPVPESYNVFAFPFSGDGILHTEEGTRPVKEGDMVWFERGKGDVRFSLPENSPNGWEFLLIGGEPVEEPVARYGPFVMNTQDEIYQAFNDFQAGKMGTIHS; encoded by the coding sequence ATGAATCTAAGAAAAGTAAAAACGGTTCGACCTTCGTTGAGAGCGATGGAGGGAGGAGGATTTCCGGTAAGAAGACCTTTCCCGGTTCAAGACTTAATTCAGCTCGATCCGTTTTTGTTATTAGACGAGATGGGACCCGTAGAATACCAACCGGGAAAAGCGATCGGTGCGCCGGAACATCCGCACAGAGGATTTGAAACTGTCACTTATTTATTGACTGGAGAAATGGAACACCGAGATTCTTGGGGCAATTACGGAAAATTAAGGGCAGGTGATGTCCAATGGATGACGGCCGGCTCCGGTCTGGTGCATTCCGAACTTCCGTCCGATGAATTTCAGAAGAATGGTGGTTGGATGCACGGATTTCAACTCTGGGTAAATCTTCCTTCTTCTCAGAAGATGAGCCAGCCGCGTTATCAAGATACGCCTTCGGAAAAAATTCCGGAGGTGGAATCACCCGATCACAAAACAAGAATTCGTGTGATCGCGGGCGAAGTAATGGGAACAAAAGCGGTTATCGAAACTAAAATTCCGATTCTCTATTATCACCTTCATCTGATCCCTGGAGCGGATATCACAATCCCGGTTCCGGAATCATACAACGTATTCGCGTTTCCTTTTTCGGGAGACGGAATTCTTCATACGGAAGAAGGGACGAGACCTGTGAAAGAAGGGGATATGGTTTGGTTTGAAAGAGGTAAAGGCGACGTACGTTTTTCTCTTCCTGAAAATTCTCCAAACGGTTGGGAATTCCTTTTGATCGGAGGCGAACCCGTGGAGGAACCCGTGGCGAGATACGGTCCTTTTGTGATGAACACACAAGACGAAATCTATCAGGCGTTCAACGATTTCCAAGCCGGAAAAATGGGAACCATACATTCGTAG
- the truD gene encoding tRNA pseudouridine(13) synthase TruD: MEIVSEHPFSGFLVYELKQNPEDFRVEEILAPGWLKENGKWTIFRLKKSGWNTLDALQRIARESGLSISEIGYAGKKDRHATTIQHISAEKPLRVPRELANVLQLETIGKSERILTPEANGGNRFVLTLRNLLEKEEDAIRRNFEKGFRSGFINYYDSQRFSRFHPEFRLPIFPFLQGDPATCLKLLLTDPFPGEKKQARDRKKELQKFWGNWKACEKLSGTKLESRIFSFLKKEKDITSRTYLELISLFPEEELLMLLSSLQSLVWNEFVSELLESESSSGVWIKTKSGPLFFPEESLIQTIPSEYNLRVPGVPGIKTLEYSKKEMDFLRSTISRLSLKETVFEKSPFPKIKMNSFDRNLRVVPENFVWEEFESDDLNPERKKVKISFRLPSGCYATMFVKRLMLRADF, translated from the coding sequence CTGGAAATCGTGTCAGAACATCCTTTTAGCGGGTTTTTGGTCTACGAACTCAAACAAAACCCGGAAGATTTCCGGGTCGAAGAAATTCTCGCGCCCGGATGGCTGAAAGAAAACGGGAAATGGACGATCTTCCGACTCAAAAAATCCGGTTGGAACACTCTGGACGCGCTCCAGAGGATCGCAAGAGAATCTGGACTCTCCATCTCCGAAATCGGATATGCAGGGAAAAAGGACCGACACGCCACGACGATCCAACACATCAGCGCTGAAAAACCGCTCAGGGTTCCGAGAGAATTAGCAAATGTGCTTCAACTGGAGACGATCGGGAAGAGTGAGAGAATTCTTACTCCGGAAGCGAACGGCGGGAATCGTTTTGTTCTTACTCTTAGGAATCTGCTCGAAAAGGAAGAAGACGCGATTCGTAGGAATTTCGAAAAGGGATTCCGATCCGGTTTTATCAACTACTATGATTCACAACGTTTTAGTCGATTCCATCCGGAGTTCCGACTTCCGATCTTTCCTTTTCTGCAAGGAGATCCGGCGACTTGCCTAAAACTTCTTCTGACGGATCCGTTTCCCGGAGAAAAAAAGCAGGCTCGGGATCGAAAGAAAGAACTCCAGAAATTCTGGGGAAATTGGAAAGCCTGCGAAAAACTCTCCGGAACGAAGTTGGAAAGTCGGATCTTCTCTTTCCTAAAAAAAGAAAAAGACATCACTTCCAGAACGTATCTCGAACTGATCTCACTTTTTCCGGAAGAAGAATTGTTGATGCTTCTTTCTTCCTTACAATCTCTCGTCTGGAACGAATTCGTATCCGAACTTCTTGAATCCGAAAGTTCGTCGGGAGTTTGGATCAAAACGAAATCCGGACCCTTGTTTTTTCCGGAGGAGTCCCTAATTCAAACAATTCCATCGGAATACAATCTTCGGGTTCCAGGCGTTCCGGGTATAAAAACATTAGAATATTCTAAAAAAGAAATGGACTTTCTGAGATCGACCATTTCCCGTCTTTCATTAAAAGAAACCGTCTTCGAAAAATCGCCCTTCCCGAAAATTAAGATGAATTCATTCGATAGAAATCTACGAGTTGTTCCTGAGAATTTTGTTTGGGAAGAATTTGAATCGGACGATCTGAATCCGGAAAGAAAAAAGGTGAAGATCTCCTTTCGCCTACCTTCCGGATGTTATGCGACAATGTTTGTCAAACGATTGATGCTAAGAGCCGACTTTTGA
- a CDS encoding LIC13081 family protein: MITTTVTFLVSYSLDDTFRFVADFRNLIRWGDRISEVNPIPFQNGNILPIFELLYSFGPIRLKANYAAKEWIPNSRMIMETSNSFLDLRDIYTFQNSDHGTKITFTNHSKLNFPYSAGERILNSGIRGRICKEMRQLQNCLYLEGSKSPKHFHVVRI, encoded by the coding sequence ATGATAACAACTACTGTAACTTTTTTAGTTTCATATTCTTTAGACGACACTTTCCGCTTTGTGGCGGATTTTAGAAACTTAATCCGTTGGGGAGATCGGATTTCGGAAGTGAATCCGATTCCATTTCAGAACGGTAACATTCTACCCATCTTTGAATTACTCTATTCTTTCGGGCCTATCAGACTCAAGGCAAATTATGCGGCAAAGGAATGGATTCCCAACTCAAGAATGATCATGGAAACGAGTAATTCTTTTTTGGATCTTCGCGATATCTATACGTTTCAGAATTCCGATCATGGAACAAAAATAACCTTTACGAATCATTCCAAACTTAATTTCCCTTATAGTGCGGGAGAACGGATTCTAAATTCCGGAATTCGTGGAAGAATCTGCAAAGAAATGAGACAACTTCAGAATTGCCTGTATCTGGAAGGTTCAAAATCGCCGAAACATTTTCACGTCGTTCGAATTTAA
- a CDS encoding MarR family winged helix-turn-helix transcriptional regulator: MGTHYKGNKREKAVLDAFIKLSRCSDSIRQLEDKVFTKYGLTNGQFGCLETLHHLGPMCQKEIGQKLFSCEGNITQIIDNLEKRKLVQRVRSEEDRRYIIIHLTAEGSELVQKAFPDLLQNLIQKFEPLTEDRLLDLSGSLKEVGFKAV; this comes from the coding sequence ATGGGAACCCATTACAAAGGAAACAAACGAGAAAAGGCGGTATTGGACGCTTTTATCAAACTCAGCCGTTGTTCCGACTCTATCCGTCAATTGGAGGATAAGGTTTTCACAAAGTATGGGCTCACAAACGGACAATTCGGTTGTTTGGAAACGCTCCATCACCTTGGTCCGATGTGCCAAAAAGAAATCGGTCAAAAACTTTTTTCCTGCGAAGGAAACATAACTCAGATCATCGATAACCTCGAAAAGAGAAAACTCGTCCAAAGAGTTCGGAGCGAAGAAGATCGACGTTATATTATCATTCATCTTACAGCGGAAGGAAGTGAACTTGTCCAAAAGGCATTTCCCGATTTGCTCCAGAATCTGATCCAAAAATTCGAACCTCTGACGGAAGATCGTCTCCTCGATCTAAGCGGTTCTCTCAAAGAAGTCGGATTTAAAGCAGTATGA
- a CDS encoding NAD(P)/FAD-dependent oxidoreductase, with translation MNSKSKERIKVAVIGGGAAGFFGAIQIASGSDCSVTLLEKGKQFLSKVRISGGGRCNVTHHCLDPELLSKHYPRGERELRWAFETFGPKDTIRWYEERGVLLKTEPDGRMFPVTDSSETILQALFQEAKRVGVKLETEIEIHSVTPKESSKFEIKLKSGEILEFDKILFATGSGRKAWNWLEAMGHTILDPVPSLFTFKISDRRIEELSGLAFEKMECALSEFGYSQIGPLLITHWGLSGPAILKLSAKGARELFEKEYNTTLKINLLPGMKKEEVRKKIEKEKELHPAKFIGNTPVLGIPRRYWERILEIHSIGSSKTWSGLSSKDLHLLTEELTDARFQILGKGEFKDEFVTCGGVSRKEVNFKTMESKVVPGIYFAGEVLDVDGVTGGFNFQNAWTTSYIAAQGILSSY, from the coding sequence ATGAATTCCAAATCCAAAGAACGAATCAAAGTTGCAGTCATCGGTGGCGGTGCCGCCGGATTTTTCGGCGCGATTCAAATCGCTTCAGGAAGCGATTGTTCGGTCACACTTCTCGAAAAAGGAAAACAATTTCTATCCAAGGTAAGAATTTCCGGAGGAGGAAGATGTAACGTTACGCACCATTGCCTCGATCCAGAACTTTTGAGCAAACATTATCCCAGAGGTGAACGAGAACTTCGTTGGGCCTTCGAGACCTTCGGCCCGAAAGATACGATTCGATGGTATGAGGAAAGGGGAGTTCTTCTCAAAACGGAACCCGACGGAAGAATGTTTCCCGTTACCGATTCTTCCGAAACAATTTTGCAGGCGTTGTTTCAGGAAGCAAAACGGGTCGGAGTCAAGTTGGAAACCGAGATCGAGATTCATTCGGTAACTCCGAAGGAGAGTTCCAAGTTCGAAATCAAACTCAAGTCCGGAGAAATATTAGAATTTGATAAAATTCTTTTCGCGACCGGATCGGGGAGGAAGGCCTGGAATTGGTTGGAAGCGATGGGTCATACGATTCTTGATCCGGTTCCTTCTTTGTTTACTTTTAAAATTTCAGATCGACGAATCGAAGAACTTTCCGGTCTTGCCTTTGAAAAAATGGAATGTGCTCTTTCCGAATTCGGATATTCGCAAATCGGCCCTTTGTTGATCACACACTGGGGATTGAGCGGACCGGCGATTTTGAAGTTATCGGCAAAGGGCGCGAGAGAATTGTTCGAGAAAGAATACAATACGACTCTAAAAATCAACTTACTTCCCGGAATGAAAAAAGAAGAAGTTCGAAAAAAAATCGAAAAAGAGAAAGAACTTCATCCAGCAAAATTCATCGGCAATACACCCGTTTTGGGAATCCCGAGAAGATACTGGGAAAGAATATTAGAAATTCATTCTATAGGTTCGAGTAAAACCTGGTCCGGTTTATCCTCGAAGGATTTACATTTGTTAACTGAAGAGTTGACGGACGCAAGATTTCAGATCCTCGGAAAGGGAGAATTTAAGGATGAGTTCGTAACCTGCGGAGGAGTCAGTCGAAAAGAAGTGAACTTCAAAACGATGGAAAGTAAGGTTGTCCCAGGAATCTATTTTGCTGGAGAGGTTTTGGACGTGGACGGAGTCACGGGAGGTTTTAATTTTCAAAACGCCTGGACGACTTCTTATATCGCCGCGCAGGGAATTCTTTCTTCGTACTAG
- a CDS encoding anthranilate synthase component II, whose amino-acid sequence MKSCVVIDHYDSFTYNLVHLLEEKLSAEGRNFRLSIFRQDEVGLNEILAVNPTHILLSPGPGNPEDPEYFGVSESVLKIRNPYIKILGVCLGMQGIVTSFGGNLRRSKIPFHGKTSLISHDQQGVFSGISKEIRVMRYHSLEGVSESLPPCLEISAEVEDDDRVLMGVRHKILPIEGVQFHPESFATEGGYRIVENFLK is encoded by the coding sequence ATGAAAAGTTGTGTCGTTATCGATCATTACGATTCTTTCACATATAACCTTGTTCACCTATTGGAGGAGAAGTTAAGTGCCGAAGGTAGAAATTTTAGGCTTTCGATCTTTCGCCAAGACGAAGTCGGATTAAACGAGATTCTCGCAGTCAATCCGACTCATATTCTTCTTTCCCCCGGTCCGGGAAATCCGGAAGATCCCGAATATTTCGGAGTTTCGGAGTCGGTTCTGAAAATTCGAAATCCTTACATCAAAATTCTGGGCGTTTGTCTCGGAATGCAAGGAATCGTCACTTCGTTCGGAGGAAATCTTCGGAGATCGAAAATACCATTTCACGGTAAGACTTCTCTGATTTCTCACGATCAACAGGGTGTGTTCTCGGGAATTTCAAAAGAAATTCGCGTTATGCGATATCACTCCCTGGAAGGAGTTTCCGAATCGTTACCGCCCTGTTTGGAAATATCCGCCGAGGTCGAGGACGACGATCGTGTATTGATGGGAGTGAGGCATAAAATTCTTCCCATCGAAGGAGTTCAATTTCATCCCGAATCGTTTGCAACGGAAGGAGGTTATAGAATCGTGGAAAATTTTCTGAAGTGA
- a CDS encoding GAF domain-containing hybrid sensor histidine kinase/response regulator — translation MESSEKNIAPVPDNEAERIKALKEYQILDTGPEAKFDSLIQIAAFICNSSISLISLIDTDRQWFKAKIGLEDKETPRNISFCQYAILHEDLFEVEDALEDDRFKNNPLVLGPPFIRFYAGAPLKTPEGYIIGTLCVIDQKPKKLDAKQKSILQVLADQVIANLELIKKNRELIRLSEKEEELQNSKSQFFANMSHEIRTPVHGILGVTDLLAETKLLTEQEDYVQTIRKSGRLLLNLLNDILDFSKLESGRMTFENIAFDLMDLLREVFSLFEMDARVKNLEFKLESGKIESLIVVTDPNRLKQILVNLLSNAFKFTEKGSVIVELSTKPIASKQVEIQIRVKDTGIGIPEPKLRELFQAYTQADTSVSRKYGGTGLGLAISKNLGNLMNLKLTATSVMNRGSVFEVFGLLPVAEKSELLIEPKKSIFHLNDNLSPNLKILVAEDNEINQMLIRRVLEKLGYTPKIVSNGIEALHHIETYGADVLFLDIQMPELSGIDTAKILTQHTNQSKRPYIIAITANANQSDRDACLAAGMDQYISKPFHKEEIAILLNNYILSLDKNHS, via the coding sequence ATGGAATCCTCCGAAAAGAACATAGCTCCGGTTCCGGATAACGAAGCCGAACGAATCAAGGCTCTCAAGGAGTATCAGATTTTGGATACGGGTCCGGAGGCAAAATTCGATTCTCTGATTCAAATCGCCGCCTTTATCTGTAATTCCTCCATTTCTCTCATTTCTCTGATCGACACGGATAGACAATGGTTCAAGGCGAAAATCGGATTGGAGGACAAGGAAACACCTCGTAATATTTCGTTTTGCCAATATGCGATCCTTCACGAGGATCTTTTCGAAGTGGAAGACGCTTTGGAAGACGATCGTTTCAAAAACAATCCCCTCGTCTTGGGACCTCCCTTCATTCGTTTTTACGCGGGAGCACCTCTGAAAACACCGGAAGGTTATATCATAGGAACCCTGTGCGTAATCGACCAAAAACCGAAGAAGTTAGACGCAAAACAAAAGAGTATTCTTCAAGTTCTCGCGGATCAGGTAATCGCAAATTTGGAATTGATCAAAAAGAATCGCGAACTGATTCGTTTAAGCGAAAAAGAAGAAGAACTACAAAATTCTAAAAGTCAGTTTTTCGCGAATATGAGTCACGAAATTCGAACTCCAGTACACGGTATCCTGGGGGTTACCGATCTTTTAGCGGAAACGAAATTGTTAACCGAACAAGAGGATTACGTTCAGACGATTCGCAAAAGTGGACGACTTCTTCTCAACCTGTTGAACGATATTTTAGATTTTTCTAAATTAGAATCCGGTCGTATGACGTTTGAGAATATCGCATTCGACTTAATGGATTTGTTAAGAGAAGTATTCTCCCTTTTCGAAATGGACGCTCGGGTCAAAAATCTAGAATTCAAACTGGAAAGCGGGAAAATCGAATCGCTCATCGTAGTCACCGATCCCAATCGTCTCAAACAGATTCTAGTCAATCTTCTATCGAACGCATTCAAGTTCACGGAAAAAGGGAGTGTCATCGTGGAACTCTCTACAAAGCCGATCGCTTCCAAGCAGGTGGAAATACAAATCAGAGTCAAAGACACAGGTATCGGAATTCCGGAACCGAAACTACGCGAACTTTTCCAAGCTTACACGCAGGCGGACACTTCGGTTTCCAGAAAATACGGAGGGACCGGATTAGGTCTCGCCATCAGTAAAAACCTAGGCAATCTGATGAATCTAAAACTTACGGCAACGAGCGTAATGAACCGAGGAAGCGTTTTTGAAGTGTTCGGCCTCCTTCCGGTCGCCGAAAAATCCGAGCTCTTGATCGAACCGAAAAAATCGATCTTTCATCTAAACGATAACTTATCTCCCAACCTGAAAATTTTAGTCGCTGAGGACAACGAAATCAATCAGATGCTCATCAGAAGAGTATTGGAAAAGTTGGGCTACACTCCGAAGATCGTCTCCAATGGAATCGAAGCATTACACCATATCGAAACCTACGGGGCCGACGTTCTGTTTTTGGATATACAAATGCCGGAGTTGAGCGGAATCGATACGGCGAAAATTCTAACTCAACATACCAATCAATCCAAACGACCCTACATCATCGCAATTACGGCTAACGCGAATCAGTCGGATAGAGATGCGTGTTTAGCGGCGGGAATGGATCAGTATATCAGCAAACCATTTCATAAAGAGGAGATCGCTATTCTTCTAAACAACTACATTCTTTCACTGGATAAGAATCATTCTTAA
- a CDS encoding DoxX family protein, with product MFQKFFKTDSDLGSLILRVVAGVVMFPHGAQKVLGWFGGYGVSGTLGYLVGLGIPTPIAFLVIIGEFFGALGLILGLFTRLSALGIGIIMIGAATFHTANGFFINWAGNQQGEGYEFHLLMIAISVVLFIKGGGKASIDSLIEEKLD from the coding sequence ATGTTTCAAAAATTTTTTAAAACAGATTCGGATCTAGGATCTCTTATTCTCAGAGTAGTAGCGGGAGTTGTCATGTTCCCACATGGAGCGCAGAAGGTTTTGGGTTGGTTCGGCGGTTACGGTGTCTCCGGAACCCTAGGTTATTTAGTCGGGCTTGGAATTCCTACGCCGATTGCGTTCCTCGTAATCATTGGAGAATTCTTCGGGGCGCTCGGCTTAATCTTAGGACTCTTTACGAGACTTTCCGCACTCGGAATCGGAATCATCATGATCGGTGCGGCGACCTTTCACACCGCAAACGGATTCTTCATCAATTGGGCAGGAAATCAACAAGGGGAAGGATACGAATTTCATCTCTTGATGATAGCGATTTCCGTAGTTCTTTTTATCAAAGGCGGCGGGAAAGCATCCATCGATTCTTTGATCGAAGAAAAACTCGACTAA
- a CDS encoding DoxX family protein: MDRWNQWLQEHRDWLVDFLRIYLGGVLIYKGLEFLSNTDGLIRLMEMNHAPMASALLAHYIVIAHICGGILLLSGLLTRFAAILQVPVLIGAVLFIHGKEGFMASGSNLPYAAMILLLLFHFSLYGSGRISADYYIETHKSV; this comes from the coding sequence ATGGATCGCTGGAACCAATGGCTTCAAGAGCATCGGGATTGGTTGGTGGACTTCTTACGGATCTATCTGGGAGGAGTTTTGATATACAAAGGTCTTGAGTTCCTATCGAATACGGACGGACTCATTCGTTTGATGGAAATGAATCACGCTCCCATGGCGTCTGCGTTACTCGCTCATTACATCGTGATCGCACATATCTGCGGAGGAATTCTTCTTCTGTCCGGATTGTTGACACGTTTTGCGGCGATTCTTCAAGTGCCCGTTTTGATAGGAGCCGTTTTGTTTATTCACGGGAAAGAAGGTTTTATGGCGTCTGGATCGAATCTGCCTTATGCCGCGATGATTCTTCTTTTATTGTTTCATTTTTCGCTGTACGGTTCTGGAAGAATCTCGGCCGATTATTATATCGAAACCCACAAAAGCGTATAA
- a CDS encoding GNAT family N-acetyltransferase codes for MSSDIIHSEKEFKFYTVFEGIESHLFYRDQGNIWDLVSTYVPSELRGKGIAADLVKTTLDKARSLDKKIVPSCSYVATFLERHPDYQDLVAK; via the coding sequence ATGAGTTCCGATATCATTCACTCCGAAAAAGAGTTTAAGTTTTATACGGTTTTTGAAGGGATCGAATCCCATCTCTTTTATAGGGATCAAGGGAATATTTGGGATTTGGTTTCTACGTATGTTCCTTCCGAACTCAGAGGAAAAGGAATCGCCGCCGATCTCGTTAAAACGACATTGGATAAAGCGCGCTCCTTAGATAAAAAAATCGTTCCGAGCTGTTCTTACGTGGCGACGTTCTTGGAAAGACATCCCGATTATCAGGACCTCGTCGCGAAATGA